The nucleotide window AACGAGATGACCATCGGCCAGACGACCGTGACCCCCGCGATCCGATACGAGACATCGCGGATCAAAAGCTCGGGGGCGCTCGGGAGCGCGCCTCGCAGCTATTCAAGTGACGCGCTGATGGGCGGCTTGGCCGTGGCTTATGATTTCGGCAACGGCGTTTCGGTGTTCGGCAGCGCGGCCTATACCGAGGGGCTGCCGCCGATCGACGATCTGGGTGACACCGCCACCGCGCAGCGCCGCCTGGCCACGACCGAGAAATCGCACACGTTCGAGATCGGGGCCGCCTACACCGGAACCGACATCTTCCGGGAAGGCGACTCGTTCACGCTGCGCGGGAACCTGTACCAGACGAAGCTGTGGGACATCACGACCTATACAGTGGCCGGCGCCATGGGAGGTGATCTGGACGGTGTCACGACCGAGGGGGTCGAGCTTGAGGCGTCCTACGGGACCGCCCGGGGTTTCTACGTCGACTTCGCCGGGCATCTGGGCGAGGGGCACGAGTACAATCCCGACGGCACCTCGCGGACATGGCGCAACTCTGCGGCAGACCGGGTGCAGCTGACGGTGGGTCAACGGGTTGGCGATTACCTCGATCTCAGCTGGGAGGTCATTCACGCCGCCGACCGCTTTGACGCGCTTGGCGCGGATCTGGGGGATACGACCGTGCATAACCTACGCGCCACCTGGACACCCGGTACGCGTTGGCTGGAGGGCAGCGAAGTGCGTTTCGGGATCGAGAATGCCTTCGATGCGGATTACGTGGGGCACCTGTCTTCGCCCAACCGCAAGGCGCCGGGCCGGACCCTGAAAGTGTCGCTCAGCCGAACGTTCTGAAGGTGGACACGCCGGGCGATGGGTGGCGCTTGGCTCGGGAAACAATATGAAAAATCCTACGGGCTGGCCCATGCTGGCGTCCGGCCCGAGGAGACTGTTTCATGCCCACGGATCCCGCCAGGCCCATGCCCGCGGGCGCGAGGTGGCCGCCAGTTCCTGCACCATTTTCCGGGACATTTCCGGGTAGGCCCACAGTGCTCAGATCGCAAGTCGATACATTTCCTCGCTCTATCCCGGCAGAAAGCTCGGTCGGGGCCAAGATGCGTTTTGCTACTCAATACAAGAACGACAATCGCCCAACTTGACGAGCGGAATGGGCTCTGATCGGCGCTTTGACTCTCAAACCTGAGATTGTCCGTGACCTTGATCTTGTTGTCGTCCGCGAGACCAGTTCGGGCCTGTATTTCGGGCTTCCGCGAGGAATTTCGGCTTTGCCAGGCGGCGAACGGGCGGGAACGAATACGCTGACTAACTCCGAGTCGAAGGTCGAACGGATCGCGCGGGCAGGATTCGAGTTGGCGAGACGGCGCACCGGGAAGTTGACGTCAGTCGACAAAGCAAACGTTCTTGAGACCATGGTGCTCTGGCGCGATGTGGTTTCCCAGGTTTCCAGGGAGTATCCGGACGTTGCACTGTCCCATCTTCATGTGGACGCTGCGGCGATGGAATTGTTGCGCGACCCCAAACAGTTCGATGTCATGGTGACTGAAAACCTCTTCGGGGACATCCTGTCCGATGCAGCTGCAACGGTTCACGCGACCGCTCCTGAAATTGCGGGACGAAATGTCGCCAATCCTATTGCAGCAATCCTCTCGGCGGCGATGATGTTGCGGATGTCCTTCAGGTTGGAAGAAGAAGCAACAAGGATTGAGCAAGCTGTCGACAGAGTGCTGGACTCTGGATTGCGAACCCAAGACATATTCACTCTGGAAGGCGAACTCGTTGGAACAACTCAAATGGGGGATGCGGTCGTGGCGGCGCTTGTCTGAACGATGCAACACCTGAAGAAGTCGGCGGTCTATCAACGATGCTCTGGGCCCGCCGAATGACGAGTTCGACCGTCTCTGCGGTAATAAACGCCGCCCTTCCATCGCGCCGTGACGGCTGATCCGGCCAGCCTTCTGCAGATCTTCTACTCGATCCGATCCGACCGGCGTTCAAGGCAAAGATCGACCAGAACCTGTTGTCCCAATGGCTCTTGAGACTGCGCATTCCCACGGTGTTAACGAAAAACCGCGACCGGCTGCCTGCAACGGACATGTCGGGCAAGATCCTGGCCGTAATTCCGGGGCATCGCAAATGGCGCCGGTGCTTTCGAACGATCACTTCCCGGTCGATGACACTCTGGTGAGGCCTGACAAAACGCTTTGGAGTTGGAGACCCAGGCAATGATCGGACACTGCATGTACTGGAGCCGCTTCAAGCGAGCGCTTTTTACCGAGGCCTGCTCGCGCGTCCAGGTGCAGAATTACATTTGCTCACTCCGGCAGCAGGGTATTTCGGTTTCGTGAACCTGCTATCCGCCTCATATGCAACCCCTATGCGCAACAGCGCAAGGAAGTCACGTTGGAGGAGGTCCTGACCTCGCGCCCCCGTGGCCAAACCGCTGACCCTGCTGCAATGCTGCCCGTCGATGGTCGATGGTGCGGCCGCCGAGGTGCTTACGACGAAGCAGCCGAAGGGCAGGCAGAAGGCTATTCGCATCCTCGGCTCCGCCTTCCAATCCGGTCATCAGGAACTGGGCTGCGAGGATATTCTCGATGCGGAAATCGCCGCCCGCACTGCTCGCAAGGCCTATGAGGAGGCCAGCGTTCCGCCTGCGGACGTTGATGTCGTGGAACTGCACGACGCATTCACCATCGCCGAAATGCTCTACTACGAAGCCCTGCAACTGGCCCCGCCCGCCGAAGGCGCCGGTCTGCTGCGCCGTGGTGACACGGCGCTTGGCGGCAGGGTTCCGGCAAACCCAAGCGGCGGACTGCT belongs to Roseovarius sp. THAF27 and includes:
- a CDS encoding isocitrate/isopropylmalate family dehydrogenase; this encodes MTLKPEIVRDLDLVVVRETSSGLYFGLPRGISALPGGERAGTNTLTNSESKVERIARAGFELARRRTGKLTSVDKANVLETMVLWRDVVSQVSREYPDVALSHLHVDAAAMELLRDPKQFDVMVTENLFGDILSDAAATVHATAPEIAGRNVANPIAAILSAAMMLRMSFRLEEEATRIEQAVDRVLDSGLRTQDIFTLEGELVGTTQMGDAVVAALV